Genomic segment of Paenibacillus sp. FSL R5-0912:
CGGCACCGGCGACGGCGCAGCCCGGAGGCGGTCCAAGAATAACCGATTCTTTGAGCGGTGCAACTGCCTTGGCATAATCCTTTTCATTAATGCAATAGGCCCGCTGGATAACCTCTTTGGGAATCGCACGCAGGAAATCTGAACCATAGACGATATCAGGCGATGGAGCATCGAAGACCGTCAGGAATTGGACCTGGTCACTCTCGGCCAGAATCCAGTAAAACCAGCCCTTCGGGAAAATGGAGACCTGTCCGGGCTTCAGATGATAGGTCATCAGCTTCTGGGTGAACGGATCGTGTAAGCCACAACTGGGCCTTCGTCCAGTTACTTTATGCCCGGGAGGAACCATTTGACACAGATGCTGCCTAGATCAGCCGCGCGATCTTCTCTATCTCTACGGCCGAAGCTGCCATCTGCTGCATTGAGGCGGTGATTTCCTCTGTTGCTGCAGCCTGACGTTCACTTTGGGCCAGACAATCCATCAGTATTGCATCCATCTGGGTGATGTTCTTCTTGATCATCTGCAGAATGCTGGCGATATCCTTGGCGGATGAAGCGCTTGATACTGACATTTTGCGGATCTCCTGAGCGACGATGCCGAAGCCCCGTCCATGCTCAGCAGCATGAGCCGCTTCAATCGCAGCATTAAGCCCCAGGAGATTGGAGTTATCCGCTACCTTGCGGATGAAATCCAGAATCTCGTCTGTCTGCTGCAGATCCACCACCACCCTCTGGCCCAGCTCCTTCAGGTCACTTACCGTATTCGCAAGATCAGAGGCTGTTCCCGCAATCTCCTCGGAAGTCGAGCTGATTTCATCAGAGGTCACTGCCAGAGCATTCGCCGCATCGCTAAGCGTTTCCTGATTACTGAGGCTGATTCCGATTGTAAATACGCCTGCAACCCCTCCGTTCCGGTCACGGATCGGCATAGACGATGACTTAAAGGGTAACCCGTAGATCTCCTTTGGGATATTGGCACTGACTTCTTCTCCCGTGTCGAGTGCAGTCCGGATTCCCCCGTTTGGCGGAACCGGGGTCCCCTCTTGGATCCGGACATCCAATTCTGTCCCAGGCAAATTGTAAATGAACTTTTCCGTATCCGTTAATGCAAACATTACATCAATAGGGAATAAGCGCTGCACAAGGGGCAGCGTTATTTTCAGTGCCTCCAGCAATTTCTCTATATCGGTTTCATATTCGTTATTCATGGTCTCTAGCAGCTCCTGCAATTCATATTTTCCGCACTTAAATCCATACAGCAAATCGACCAGTTATAATACCACTGTGGACTTGCTCATTCTTCCTTATTTCTCGAACAGCGTGACGCAGTTGCGGCCTTCCGCTTTGGATTGATAGAGCGCATCATCCCCCAGCTTATAGATATCCTCCTCGCGGAGCCCGTCGACAAGAACGGCCGCAACGCCGATGGACACGGTAATTCTTCCGTATTCCGGGCTAAGCTCATGCTGAATCCGCAGCTCCGCGATGCTTCTTCTGATCGCTTCGGCATATTCCCGCGACTGCTGAGGGGTGAACCCGGCCACCACAATGCCGAACTCTTCTCCGCCCAGGCGGAACGCAACACCGTCCGCCCGTTCAGCCAGCTCTTTCAGCAGCTGGCCGACTCTCCGCAATACGGTATCTCCCTCATAATGGCCGTAGGTATCATTGTATTTTTTGAAATAGTCTATGTCGAGCATCAGGTAGGTCAAATGCCGTTTGTCTACAGCTGCCTTCTCTACCTCGTCCAGGAACAGCTTATTGAAGTATCTGCGGTTATACAGCCCGGTCAGCTCGTCGGTAATCGAGATTTGCTCGATCAGTCCGATATATTTGTTCAATTCCTCGTTGTTAAACTCCAATTCCTTGGTCCGGTCCGCCACGAGCTCCTCCAGATGCTCTTTATGCCGCCGCAGCTCCTCTTCCGCCTTCTTACGTTCGGTAATATCCTTCACGGTCCCCTGAATCGCCGGTTTGTCCATATACATGATCCGGATGACCTTGTGGATCACAATGACTTCACGGGTCTTGTCCTTGTGAACAAGCCGGGTCTCATATTCATCAGGCACCTGCTTGCCTTCAACTCTTCTGGAGTAATAGTGCATAACCTTCTCCTTCTCGG
This window contains:
- a CDS encoding cupin domain-containing protein; this encodes MVPPGHKVTGRRPSCGLHDPFTQKLMTYHLKPGQVSIFPKGWFYWILAESDQVQFLTVFDAPSPDIVYGSDFLRAIPKEVIQRAYCINEKDYAKAVAPLKESVILGPPPGCAVAGAAENGFHANGQVMPYTGVPPYTAQQPAAAFYPYPVYPRR
- a CDS encoding methyl-accepting chemotaxis protein encodes the protein MNNEYETDIEKLLEALKITLPLVQRLFPIDVMFALTDTEKFIYNLPGTELDVRIQEGTPVPPNGGIRTALDTGEEVSANIPKEIYGLPFKSSSMPIRDRNGGVAGVFTIGISLSNQETLSDAANALAVTSDEISSTSEEIAGTASDLANTVSDLKELGQRVVVDLQQTDEILDFIRKVADNSNLLGLNAAIEAAHAAEHGRGFGIVAQEIRKMSVSSASSAKDIASILQMIKKNITQMDAILMDCLAQSERQAAATEEITASMQQMAASAVEIEKIARLI